Proteins encoded by one window of Kribbella italica:
- a CDS encoding TetR/AcrR family transcriptional regulator — MGRPRAFDEDEVVRAAVGLFAGHAYDGVSIDDLVTRLGVHRNSLYKTFGSKRGLYLVALRRHLADDIRPLTDALAAAPDAAAVLRLVTSADLGLLLLAAVERAPVDEEVAAEVTAALGTVDQAIADALGIPAVLAAALTASALGILLRGNPDGVGAALTRRLDPLDSKEN; from the coding sequence GTGGGAAGGCCGAGGGCGTTCGACGAGGACGAGGTGGTGCGCGCCGCCGTGGGACTGTTCGCTGGTCACGCGTACGACGGGGTGTCGATCGACGACCTCGTCACGCGTCTCGGCGTACATCGCAACAGCCTCTACAAGACGTTCGGCAGCAAGCGCGGCCTCTACCTGGTCGCGCTGCGTCGCCATCTCGCCGATGACATCCGGCCCTTGACCGACGCGCTCGCCGCAGCACCGGATGCAGCAGCTGTACTGCGGCTGGTCACGTCGGCCGACCTCGGTCTACTGCTGCTCGCGGCGGTCGAACGGGCGCCGGTCGACGAAGAGGTCGCCGCCGAGGTGACCGCCGCGTTGGGCACCGTCGATCAGGCGATCGCCGACGCGCTCGGCATTCCCGCCGTACTGGCCGCAGCACTCACGGCCTCAGCACTGGGCATCCTCCTGCGCGGCAACCCCGACGGTGTCGGCGCCGCGCTGACCCGACGCCTCGATCCTCTTGACTCAAAGGAAAACTGA
- a CDS encoding methyltransferase domain-containing protein, whose translation MNVDPVAHNRAAWDLEVESGNEWSRPVTPETVARARAGDWSVVLIGYRPVDRAWFPADLSDVDVLCLASGGGQQGPTLAAAGARVTVFDNSPRQLAQDQMVAEREGLEVRTVLGDMRDLSEFGDSSFDLVLNPVSNLFVPELAPVWRECFRVLRPGGTLLCGFLNPDVYLFDHEAMDTRGELVVRHRLPYSDLTHVPAEERGRLWGASAPLEYSHTMADQIGGQLAAGFVITAFDEAPHHSDATAGWLPGYFATRALKP comes from the coding sequence GTGAATGTTGATCCGGTAGCGCACAACCGCGCGGCGTGGGACCTCGAGGTCGAGAGCGGCAACGAGTGGTCGCGTCCGGTCACTCCCGAGACCGTCGCGCGGGCCCGTGCCGGTGACTGGTCCGTCGTGCTCATCGGGTACCGGCCGGTCGACCGCGCGTGGTTCCCCGCCGACTTGTCCGATGTGGACGTTCTCTGCCTGGCCTCGGGCGGTGGGCAGCAAGGTCCGACACTCGCCGCGGCCGGTGCGCGGGTCACGGTCTTCGACAACTCGCCGCGGCAGCTCGCCCAGGACCAGATGGTCGCGGAGCGGGAAGGTCTGGAGGTGCGCACGGTACTGGGCGACATGCGCGACCTGTCGGAGTTCGGCGACTCCTCGTTCGACCTCGTCCTCAACCCGGTCTCGAACCTGTTCGTGCCCGAGCTCGCGCCCGTCTGGCGCGAATGCTTCCGCGTGCTGCGACCGGGCGGAACGCTGCTGTGCGGCTTCCTCAACCCTGACGTGTACCTGTTCGACCACGAGGCCATGGACACCCGCGGCGAGCTGGTCGTCCGCCACCGCCTGCCGTACAGCGATCTGACCCACGTCCCGGCCGAGGAACGCGGGCGGCTGTGGGGAGCGAGCGCGCCGCTGGAGTACAGCCACACGATGGCCGACCAGATCGGCGGGCAGCTGGCCGCCGGCTTCGTGATCACCGCGTTCGACGAGGCACCGCACCACTCAGACGCGACCGCAGGCTGGCTCCCCGGCTACTTCGCCACCCGCGCCCTCAAACCCTGA
- a CDS encoding DUF4397 domain-containing protein, with protein MSIRRVTALVATSLLAAGVPVAAAGSAQAKPTANATVSVLHAVPGPTVDVYANGKALLTDFKPGTLTDPVKLPEGTYDLKVTAAGAGAGGAAVIQANNVEVPGGANITVVAHLSAAGKPVLTPYVNDTSKLGAGKARVTVRHDAAAPAVDVRAGGEPVFKGLTNPKEAKADLPAGTVKADVTLAGTSTVAIGPADLNLKEGTNTIVYAWGSASGKNLKLAVQTISGLHGNPSGIPGGTGGQAAESGVPVWLMGALGLVALGVLATGTAAVRGRARS; from the coding sequence ATGTCAATCCGTCGAGTCACTGCTCTGGTCGCCACCAGCCTGCTGGCGGCCGGGGTCCCTGTGGCCGCCGCCGGGAGCGCGCAGGCCAAGCCGACCGCCAACGCCACGGTGTCGGTGCTGCACGCGGTGCCCGGTCCGACCGTCGACGTCTATGCCAACGGCAAGGCGCTGCTGACGGACTTCAAGCCCGGTACGCTCACCGACCCGGTCAAACTGCCCGAAGGCACCTACGACCTCAAGGTGACCGCGGCCGGTGCCGGTGCGGGCGGCGCGGCCGTCATCCAGGCGAACAACGTCGAGGTCCCCGGTGGCGCCAACATCACCGTCGTCGCCCACCTGAGCGCGGCCGGCAAGCCGGTCCTCACGCCGTACGTGAACGACACGTCGAAGCTCGGCGCCGGGAAGGCGCGGGTGACCGTTCGGCACGACGCCGCGGCACCCGCCGTCGACGTCCGCGCCGGTGGCGAGCCGGTCTTCAAGGGGCTGACGAACCCCAAGGAGGCGAAGGCCGATCTGCCGGCCGGCACGGTCAAGGCCGACGTCACGCTCGCCGGTACGTCGACCGTCGCGATCGGCCCCGCCGACCTGAACCTCAAGGAAGGCACGAACACGATCGTGTACGCCTGGGGCAGCGCGTCCGGCAAGAACCTGAAGCTCGCCGTCCAGACCATCTCCGGGCTGCACGGCAACCCGAGCGGCATCCCGGGCGGTACCGGTGGTCAGGCCGCCGAGAGCGGTGTCCCGGTGTGGCTGATGGGTGCGCTCGGACTGGTTGCGCTCGGTGTCCTCGCGACCGGTACGGCGGCAGTTCGGGGGCGTGCGCGGTCGTGA
- a CDS encoding sortase domain-bontaining protein — protein MIRVRGAAILAMAALAASLLAGCGASESGSAAAPDERAESSGPAVGESPPSPTRSATPSAPRTPSGIRTRAADLPTLAEGPQPNRLQIGSADLDIPVLAVGVAKDGQMELPPNPNTIGWYRFGPAPGDQRGSVVLGGHLDSKEYGKGPLVRLSELEPGDSVTVRSSNDSVATYRVEKVEDVRKTALALGQVFDRGSEPRLRIVTCGGPYDRDGGGYRDNLVVTAVPV, from the coding sequence GTGATTCGCGTTCGTGGTGCGGCCATCCTCGCGATGGCCGCACTGGCCGCTTCCCTCCTGGCCGGCTGCGGAGCCTCCGAGTCAGGCTCCGCAGCCGCCCCGGACGAGCGGGCGGAGTCCTCCGGACCGGCCGTGGGCGAATCACCCCCCAGCCCCACCCGGTCCGCGACCCCGTCCGCTCCCCGGACTCCCTCGGGCATTCGCACCAGGGCAGCCGACCTGCCGACGCTCGCCGAGGGTCCTCAACCCAACCGCCTGCAGATCGGCTCGGCCGATCTCGACATCCCGGTACTCGCCGTGGGCGTCGCGAAGGACGGGCAGATGGAGCTCCCCCCGAACCCGAACACCATCGGCTGGTACCGGTTCGGTCCCGCACCCGGCGACCAGCGCGGCTCGGTGGTCCTCGGGGGCCATCTCGACAGCAAGGAGTACGGCAAGGGACCGCTCGTCCGGCTGAGCGAACTCGAGCCCGGCGACTCGGTCACGGTCCGGTCGAGCAACGACTCCGTCGCGACCTACCGGGTGGAGAAGGTGGAGGATGTCCGCAAGACCGCACTGGCCCTCGGCCAGGTCTTCGACCGCGGCAGCGAACCCCGGCTGCGGATCGTCACCTGCGGTGGGCCCTACGACCGCGACGGAGGTGGTTACCGCGACAACCTGGTCGTCACCGCCGTACCAGTCTGA
- a CDS encoding RNA polymerase sigma factor has translation MTFRSNGRHSPTEFARVPAVSTSAAGSPSPSDIAKAFAEGREESLADAYRQWSALVFTLAFKALGNRTDAEDITQQVFVSAWRSRATFDPATGQFGAWLTGITRHRIADRLSARSRDHRNTEAAAALVNSEAAADKVDQDTVDRVLLADELAKIDDPRRTILWLAFYEDQAYPQIADQLALPLGTVKSHVRRGLLQLRDRLKEVKGDDAS, from the coding sequence GTGACCTTTCGCTCGAACGGACGGCACTCGCCCACGGAGTTCGCTAGAGTTCCGGCCGTGAGCACAAGTGCCGCGGGTTCACCTTCGCCGAGTGATATCGCGAAGGCCTTCGCGGAGGGTCGCGAGGAGAGTCTCGCCGATGCCTACCGGCAATGGTCGGCCCTGGTGTTCACCCTTGCGTTCAAGGCGCTCGGCAACCGCACCGACGCCGAGGACATCACCCAGCAGGTCTTCGTCTCGGCCTGGCGGAGCCGCGCGACGTTCGATCCCGCGACCGGCCAGTTCGGCGCCTGGTTGACCGGAATCACGCGGCACCGGATCGCCGACCGGCTGTCCGCCCGAAGTCGCGACCACCGCAACACCGAAGCCGCCGCGGCGCTCGTGAACAGCGAGGCCGCGGCGGACAAGGTCGATCAGGACACGGTGGATCGGGTCCTGCTCGCCGACGAACTGGCCAAGATCGATGACCCACGACGAACCATCCTTTGGCTCGCCTTCTACGAAGACCAGGCATATCCGCAGATCGCCGACCAACTGGCCCTGCCGCTCGGCACCGTCAAGAGTCACGTACGGCGGGGCCTGCTGCAACTGCGCGACCGACTGAAGGAGGTGAAGGGTGACGACGCATCTTGA
- a CDS encoding anti-sigma factor domain-containing protein: MTTHLEDEQLAQWVLDDQTPDTAAATHLQLCARCRESYAELQEIARLSKRLPRLEQPPSELWGQINAELGLETGPVPGTDLREDGRQEPTALRPASPERTNPSPARHPEVRRFRWRALAVAATVAAVLGAGAGVAGTLLATRDDTKAPVAETMIRLTPLAGQSGDGNADLIRENTGDRLKVEASGLGAGQGFYEVWMINEDGKRMVSLGVLNPQTGGTFTIPQDLTQQGYRIVDISLEPNDGNPEHSRASIIRGTLPG, from the coding sequence GTGACGACGCATCTTGAGGACGAGCAGCTCGCCCAGTGGGTCCTCGACGACCAGACACCGGACACCGCCGCCGCCACTCATCTCCAGCTCTGCGCCCGGTGCCGCGAGAGCTACGCGGAGCTGCAGGAGATCGCCCGGCTCAGCAAGCGGCTGCCTCGGCTCGAGCAGCCGCCGAGCGAGCTGTGGGGTCAGATCAACGCCGAGCTGGGCCTGGAGACCGGACCGGTTCCTGGCACCGACCTTCGCGAGGACGGACGGCAGGAACCGACTGCGCTCCGTCCGGCTTCGCCCGAGCGCACGAACCCGTCGCCCGCGAGGCATCCCGAGGTCCGGCGCTTTCGGTGGAGGGCCTTGGCTGTCGCCGCGACGGTCGCTGCCGTCCTGGGAGCCGGCGCCGGGGTTGCCGGCACGCTGCTGGCAACCCGTGACGACACCAAAGCCCCAGTGGCCGAGACCATGATCAGGCTGACGCCACTCGCCGGCCAGTCCGGCGACGGCAACGCCGACTTGATCCGGGAGAACACCGGCGACCGCCTCAAGGTCGAAGCTTCGGGGCTGGGCGCCGGTCAGGGCTTCTACGAGGTCTGGATGATCAATGAAGACGGCAAGCGAATGGTGTCGCTCGGCGTACTCAATCCGCAGACCGGAGGGACCTTCACGATCCCGCAGGACCTGACCCAGCAGGGCTATCGGATCGTCGACATCTCACTGGAGCCGAACGACGGCAATCCCGAACACTCACGCGCCAGCATCATCCGGGGGACGCTTCCCGGCTGA
- a CDS encoding MarR family transcriptional regulator, protein MTEGKPGAQAAGGRDELVGLVQTLVAEGQRIGHVFAQRHGIHGTDVEALIRILVAPAETPMTAGALAAELGLTTGTVTTLLDRLERDGHVRRERDPTDRRRVIVRYAEPGLELAGQFFTPLGRHHRAATAAFTPEDLDVVKRYLAATIASYRAYREELDGEMRHRPRPASAGKRPPDDAGA, encoded by the coding sequence GTGACTGAAGGCAAGCCGGGTGCTCAGGCCGCCGGTGGACGGGACGAACTCGTCGGTCTGGTCCAGACGCTCGTGGCCGAGGGCCAGCGGATCGGCCACGTCTTCGCTCAGCGCCACGGGATCCACGGCACCGATGTCGAGGCCCTGATCCGGATCCTGGTCGCGCCCGCCGAGACGCCGATGACCGCGGGCGCCCTGGCCGCCGAGCTCGGCCTGACGACCGGGACCGTCACCACCTTGCTGGACCGCCTCGAACGCGACGGTCATGTCCGCCGGGAGCGCGACCCCACCGACCGTCGCCGGGTCATCGTCCGGTACGCCGAGCCGGGGCTGGAGCTCGCCGGGCAGTTCTTCACCCCACTGGGACGCCACCACCGGGCGGCCACCGCGGCGTTCACCCCGGAAGACCTGGACGTCGTGAAGCGTTACCTCGCGGCCACCATCGCGTCGTACCGGGCCTATCGGGAAGAGCTCGACGGCGAGATGCGGCATCGTCCCCGGCCGGCCTCAGCCGGGAAGCGTCCCCCGGATGATGCTGGCGCGTGA
- a CDS encoding MMPL family transporter — translation MPGSGFFLRSRRVAALLVLGGLALATLTLLSPAAEEAEPRSATGLSTSAAESAQAQQLREQLPGADQSSALIVFSRPDQGVLTAADQAASREASAAVGVKVPVQLSEDRKVGLAVLPLPGGDDEQLSETVDKLRDDFKSLPDGLQASVTGPAAFTTDLTRVFDGADTRLILVTACVVALLLLLTYRSPGLVLIPLVVVALTEQVTTGLSEQLLSRLGIPGGGQVSGIVSVLVFGAATDYALLLIARYREVLRAEERPLEAMRIAVRRVAEPILASGGTVVCALALLLLASTETLQGIAIGCIIGIVLAIVSSLIVLPAALVLFGRGIFWPFVPRVGDPATEGKVWGRLGVLVARRPAIVLTVAGLLLAGMAAGTFGVRTGLAQNDQFRVEPEAVSGAKILAEAFPAGATEPITVIGPVGDADAMARTIRQIDGVAEVRPGDRNGQLAEYDVILSSEPGTEASISVVRNLRSQLDQVSDQVLVGGGPAESLDVQEADQRDRLLIMPLILLLVGAVLVAVLRSVLAPILLLLTVVVSFFASFGASWLVFDHLLNFPALDGSVILLSFLFLVALGVDYNIFLSTRAREEARTDGTRQGMATALRVTGGVITSAGLLLAAVFAVLGVLPLITLTQIGIIVCIGVLLDTLLVRTVVVPALAFLLGDRFWWPSRPQGHPTETDSTKGPEHERQAVQL, via the coding sequence GTGCCAGGTTCAGGCTTCTTCCTGCGATCCCGACGCGTCGCCGCCCTGTTGGTGCTGGGCGGCCTGGCGCTGGCTACGCTAACCCTCCTGAGTCCCGCCGCGGAGGAGGCCGAGCCCAGATCGGCGACCGGTCTGTCCACCTCGGCCGCCGAATCGGCGCAGGCCCAGCAATTGCGCGAGCAACTTCCAGGCGCCGACCAGTCCTCGGCCCTGATCGTCTTCAGCCGGCCGGACCAGGGCGTGCTGACCGCGGCGGACCAGGCCGCCTCCCGCGAAGCGTCCGCCGCGGTCGGCGTCAAAGTACCGGTGCAGCTCTCCGAGGACCGGAAGGTCGGGCTCGCGGTCCTGCCGTTGCCCGGCGGCGATGACGAGCAGCTGTCCGAGACTGTGGACAAGCTCCGTGACGATTTCAAGAGCCTGCCCGACGGCTTGCAGGCCTCGGTGACCGGCCCGGCGGCCTTCACCACGGACCTGACCAGAGTCTTCGACGGTGCGGACACCCGACTCATCCTGGTGACGGCCTGCGTTGTGGCCTTGCTGCTGCTCCTCACCTATCGCAGTCCAGGGCTGGTTCTGATCCCCTTGGTCGTGGTCGCTCTCACCGAGCAGGTCACCACCGGTCTCTCGGAGCAGCTACTCTCCCGGCTCGGCATCCCGGGCGGCGGACAGGTCTCCGGGATCGTCAGCGTGCTGGTCTTCGGCGCGGCGACCGACTACGCGCTGCTGCTGATCGCGCGCTACCGGGAGGTCTTGCGGGCCGAAGAGCGCCCCTTGGAAGCGATGCGGATCGCCGTACGGCGAGTGGCCGAGCCGATCCTGGCCAGTGGCGGAACGGTCGTCTGTGCGCTGGCCCTACTACTGCTGGCCAGCACCGAGACGCTGCAGGGGATCGCCATCGGCTGCATCATCGGCATCGTCCTGGCGATCGTCTCGAGCCTGATCGTGCTGCCCGCGGCGCTGGTGCTGTTCGGCCGCGGGATCTTCTGGCCGTTCGTTCCCCGGGTCGGCGATCCGGCGACCGAGGGCAAGGTCTGGGGACGGCTCGGCGTTCTGGTGGCTCGACGGCCCGCGATCGTCCTTACGGTGGCCGGCCTCCTGCTGGCCGGTATGGCCGCCGGGACCTTCGGCGTCCGCACCGGCCTGGCCCAGAACGACCAGTTCCGGGTCGAGCCCGAGGCGGTCAGCGGCGCCAAGATCCTCGCCGAAGCCTTCCCGGCCGGCGCCACCGAGCCGATCACGGTGATCGGCCCGGTCGGCGACGCGGACGCGATGGCCCGGACCATCCGGCAGATCGACGGAGTTGCCGAGGTCCGGCCCGGCGATCGAAACGGCCAGCTGGCCGAGTACGACGTGATCTTGTCGTCCGAGCCCGGCACCGAGGCCTCGATCTCCGTGGTCCGGAACCTTCGCAGTCAACTCGACCAGGTCAGCGACCAGGTCCTGGTCGGTGGCGGGCCGGCCGAAAGCCTCGACGTCCAGGAAGCCGACCAGCGTGACCGGCTGCTCATCATGCCGCTGATCCTGCTCCTGGTCGGCGCGGTGCTGGTCGCCGTACTGCGGTCCGTCCTCGCGCCGATCCTCCTGTTGCTGACCGTGGTCGTGTCCTTCTTCGCCAGCTTCGGCGCGAGCTGGCTGGTGTTCGACCACCTGCTGAACTTCCCGGCGCTCGACGGGTCGGTCATCCTGCTGTCGTTCCTCTTCCTGGTCGCCCTCGGCGTCGACTACAACATCTTCCTCAGCACCCGCGCGCGGGAGGAAGCCCGCACCGACGGCACCCGGCAAGGCATGGCCACCGCGCTGCGCGTGACCGGCGGAGTCATCACCAGCGCGGGCCTGCTGCTTGCCGCCGTCTTCGCCGTACTGGGCGTCCTGCCGCTGATCACCCTGACGCAGATCGGAATCATCGTCTGCATCGGCGTACTGCTCGACACCTTGCTGGTCCGGACCGTGGTCGTCCCTGCTCTGGCTTTCCTCCTCGGCGACAGGTTCTGGTGGCCCAGCAGACCCCAAGGACACCCCACCGAAACCGACTCGACCAAGGGCCCAGAGCACGAAAGGCAGGCCGTACAGCTGTAG
- a CDS encoding MerR family transcriptional regulator, giving the protein MWPVGQVAAALGIPAVTIRSWERRYQMEPAHRSRGLHRRYTQTDIARLRRMQLLIQQGAPPGDAARLSAADGPPEAIDETSGSIELAALLREADALRITALDLLLDGSLMRLGVSRTWTELVAPALRTLEDRFERLQDCTDVELVLARSFEDALGRYLSGRRPRHDGQHPILLVSCPQDRHTLPLAVLRAVLLEQSHPVLTLGPDAGAPAIVAAASRTSPRVVVLWSMRRQAGQAALRSQLTGQGFTVEAAGPGWPRAARTLIGLEQAAERLTRSDPEIGPKLCNDASTPESVLQ; this is encoded by the coding sequence GTGTGGCCTGTCGGTCAGGTAGCGGCTGCCCTGGGGATCCCGGCGGTGACGATCCGGAGCTGGGAGCGTCGCTACCAGATGGAGCCTGCGCACCGCAGTCGCGGGTTGCATCGGCGCTACACCCAGACCGACATCGCCCGGCTACGCCGGATGCAACTGTTGATCCAGCAGGGCGCACCGCCTGGCGACGCCGCTCGGCTGAGCGCGGCGGACGGTCCGCCGGAGGCGATCGACGAGACCTCGGGCTCGATCGAACTGGCGGCGCTCCTGCGCGAAGCCGACGCGCTGCGCATCACCGCGCTCGATCTTCTGCTCGACGGATCACTCATGCGGCTCGGTGTGAGCCGCACCTGGACCGAGCTCGTCGCACCGGCGTTGCGCACGCTGGAAGATCGCTTCGAACGCCTGCAGGACTGCACCGACGTGGAACTCGTGCTGGCCCGGTCGTTCGAGGACGCGCTGGGACGGTACTTGAGCGGTCGCCGGCCCCGGCACGACGGACAGCATCCGATCCTGCTGGTGTCCTGCCCACAGGATCGCCACACGTTGCCGCTCGCAGTACTCCGGGCGGTTCTTCTGGAGCAATCCCACCCGGTCCTCACCCTGGGACCCGACGCGGGCGCGCCGGCGATCGTGGCGGCAGCGTCCAGAACCAGCCCCAGGGTCGTGGTGCTGTGGTCGATGCGGAGGCAAGCCGGCCAAGCCGCACTCCGCTCCCAGCTGACTGGGCAAGGATTCACGGTCGAGGCAGCCGGCCCCGGCTGGCCGCGGGCGGCCAGAACGCTGATCGGTCTGGAGCAGGCCGCTGAACGGCTGACGCGCAGCGACCCTGAGATCGGCCCAAAGTTGTGCAACGACGCCTCGACCCCGGAATCGGTCCTACAGTAG
- a CDS encoding cytochrome b → MAQQELPGAVRWLDDRVGIAKLGKKNLRKVFPDHWSFMLGEIALYSFIILILTGVFLSLWFRPSMAEVEYQGSYSLLKGLPMSEAYESTLRISFDIRGGLLMRQIHHWAAVLFVAAMSVHLLRIFFTGAFRKPREINWLIGVVMLFLGVVEGFIGYGLPDDLLSGTGLRITEGLVLASPVIGTWLSFFIFGGEFPGDEFVSRFYTVHVLLIPGILLALITVHLMLVVYHKHTQFPGPGRTEKNVVGYPLLPVYAAKAGGFFFVVFGVLAVMGALLQINPVWLYGPYNPAEVTAGSQPDWYMAWLDGAVRLMPGIESEFWGVTISWNVVVPALLMPPLFIGFVALYPFIEQWITGDQREHHLLDRPRNVPTRTGIGAGIITFYGVLWLNSGNDLIATHFHLSINTITWVCRVLIFAGPVIAFWITRRIALSLQRADRERVLHGLESGVITRSPDGRYAEKHTPISPYESYTLTAHEQRPPFEVGPATDGNGVPAPRRRRDRVRAAIARFYFADVVPKPTRQELEAGHAHDDSPAGTPQLDATSSRGSGGAPDPD, encoded by the coding sequence ATGGCTCAGCAAGAACTACCCGGCGCGGTGCGCTGGCTCGACGACCGGGTCGGCATCGCCAAGCTGGGCAAGAAGAACCTGCGCAAGGTCTTCCCCGACCACTGGTCGTTCATGCTCGGCGAGATCGCGCTCTACAGCTTCATCATCCTGATCCTCACCGGGGTGTTCCTGAGCCTGTGGTTCCGGCCGTCGATGGCCGAGGTCGAGTACCAGGGTTCGTACAGCCTGCTCAAGGGCCTGCCGATGTCGGAGGCGTACGAGTCGACGCTGCGGATCTCCTTCGACATCCGCGGTGGTCTGCTGATGCGTCAGATCCACCACTGGGCCGCGGTCCTGTTCGTTGCCGCGATGAGCGTCCACCTGTTGCGCATCTTCTTCACCGGCGCGTTCCGCAAGCCCCGCGAGATCAACTGGCTGATCGGCGTCGTGATGCTGTTCCTCGGTGTCGTCGAGGGCTTCATCGGGTACGGCCTCCCCGACGACCTGCTGTCCGGCACCGGCCTGCGGATCACCGAAGGCCTGGTCCTCGCCTCCCCCGTGATCGGGACCTGGCTGAGTTTCTTCATCTTCGGCGGCGAGTTCCCCGGCGACGAGTTCGTCTCCAGGTTCTACACCGTGCACGTGCTCCTGATCCCAGGGATCCTGCTGGCCCTGATCACCGTGCACCTGATGCTGGTCGTCTACCACAAACACACCCAGTTCCCCGGGCCCGGCCGGACCGAGAAGAACGTGGTCGGCTATCCCCTGCTGCCCGTGTACGCCGCCAAGGCCGGAGGCTTCTTCTTCGTCGTCTTCGGCGTGCTCGCGGTCATGGGCGCACTCCTGCAGATCAACCCGGTCTGGCTCTACGGCCCCTACAACCCCGCCGAGGTCACCGCCGGCTCGCAACCCGACTGGTACATGGCCTGGCTCGACGGCGCCGTCCGCCTGATGCCCGGTATCGAGTCGGAGTTCTGGGGCGTCACGATCAGCTGGAACGTCGTCGTACCGGCGCTGCTGATGCCGCCGCTGTTCATCGGGTTCGTTGCCCTCTACCCCTTCATCGAGCAGTGGATCACCGGTGACCAACGCGAGCACCACCTGCTCGACCGGCCGCGCAACGTGCCGACCCGGACCGGTATCGGCGCCGGCATCATCACCTTCTACGGCGTGCTGTGGCTGAACAGCGGCAACGACCTGATCGCCACCCACTTCCACCTGTCCATCAACACCATCACCTGGGTCTGCCGCGTCCTGATCTTCGCCGGTCCGGTGATCGCGTTCTGGATCACCCGCCGGATCGCGCTCTCCCTGCAGCGCGCCGACCGCGAACGCGTCCTGCACGGCCTCGAGAGCGGCGTCATCACCCGGTCGCCCGACGGCCGGTACGCCGAGAAGCACACGCCGATCTCGCCGTACGAGAGCTACACCCTCACCGCCCACGAACAACGACCACCCTTCGAGGTCGGCCCGGCGACCGACGGCAACGGAGTCCCCGCACCCCGGCGCCGCCGCGACCGCGTCCGCGCCGCGATCGCCCGCTTCTACTTCGCGGACGTCGTACCGAAACCGACCCGCCAGGAACTGGAAGCGGGTCACGCGCACGACGACAGTCCGGCCGGTACGCCGCAGCTCGACGCGACCTCCTCGCGCGGATCAGGAGGCGCACCGGATCCGGACTGA